AATCTCAAGTACAAGATCAAAGTTATGGAATGAAGCCATGCATGAAGAATTACAGTCTATGGAGAAGAATAGAGTATGGACCTTAGCACCAAAACCCAAGGGGGTTCACAAACTCATGGGTTGCAAGTGGGTCTTTAAAATAAAGAGAGATTCAGAGGGTAATATTGACAAACATAAAACGAGGCTAGTGGCAAAAGGCTTTACACATAAAGAAGGAGTCGATTACAACGAGACATTTTCTCCTGTCTCAACCAAAGACTCCATGAGAATAATACTAGCTCTCACAGCTCATTTTGATTTAGAGCTTCTTCAGATGGACGTTGAAACAACTTTTCTTAATAgggatcttgaagaagacatatACTTGAGCCAACCACCAAGATTTGTTGAAAGGGGGAAATAATTAATGGTTTGTAAGCTGAACAAGTCGATTTATGGGTTGAAACAGGCTTTAAGGCAATGGAACAAAAAGTTTGATAATGTGATGGAGAAGTCAGGTTTTCAAGAGAATAAACTGGATGAGTGTGTATATTTTAAAGTCTGTGGTACCAAGGTAATATACTTGGTAttgtatgtagatgacatattaatGGCGAGCTCTGATATGTTTTTGTTACAGTTGACTAAGGGCATGTTAGCTCAGAACTTCGATATGAAAGACTTGGGAGAGGCTCAGTTTGTTTTAGGGATAGAAATCATTTGGGATCATGCCAATAGATCCCTTGGTCTTTCACAAAGACAATATATTGATAGGGTGACTAAAAGATTTAGCATGGATAAATGTTCAAATGGAGAGCTCCTATTGAAAAAGGAGACAAGTTGACTTGCGAGTAGTGTCCTAAGAATGATCTggagaaagaaggaatgaaAGACAAGCCGTATACATCACTAGTAGGGAGCTTGATGTATGCACAAGTATGTATAAGACCGGATTTAGCCTTTGCGGTGAGTGTACTGGGCATGTTTCAATCAAATCCTGGTCCATCTCACTAGGTTGCAACTAAAAAGGTCTTGAGGTATCTTAAAAGAACCAGGGATTTTATGTTGACATATAGTCATGTGGACAAACTTTAGTTGGTGGCATTCTCCGACTCTGACTTTGCAGGGTGTATAGATGATATGAGGTCAACTAATGGCTACATTTTTCTGCTAGCTAATGGGGCAGTTTCGTGGAAGAGTTCAAAGCAAAAGAGTATTGCATCTTCTACGATGGAGGCTGAATACATGGGGTGTTATGCAACAACTCAACAAGCCATTTGGCTTAAAAATATGATGAAGGGACTTGTGATTATTGACAATATTGAAAGGCCTCTCAAACTTTATTATGATAATAAAGCTGCAGTCTTCTTTTCGAAGAATAATAAGAGGTCTTATGCGAGTAGGTTAATGGACATAAAGTTTCTGAAAGTGAGAGATGAAGTTAAGAAGGGGACTATTGATATTGAGTATATTAatacaagtttgatggttgctgATCCAATGACAAAGGCTTTACCAATGGGAGTCTTCAATAGGCATGTTTTTAACATGGGAGTAAGAGAGTTCTTTGATTAAGTTAATGAGTGGGAGTAAGCACTCTAAAGATTGTGTTGAACTTGTTTTATTTTGGTTGTTTATTTTGATGTTAGTAGCTAGTTTCAGAACAATGCTATGAATTATTATTGTTTTTGATAATCTATGCAATTTGTCATTTCAAATAGTTTTGGTACTGAAAGtaatttcagtttgttttgaggAACCaatgtttttgtttgttggttCTCAACATCGTGATTCTGGTAGTAACATAGTGTTTCATGATAAATGTGTATGTAATTATAGAGTATCAAGTACAGGTTATTCGTACTTGGGCTTTCTATGGTTCTGCATTTTTCTTGGAATGAGAAGTTACTAACTAAAGTGGTTGCAAGCTTTTGTAAACTCAATGATCATCATGATTCTTATTGTATTGAGGAATATCATTGacattcaagtgggagaatgttagaCTATGTGTGAATGACAATGAGATAACAACCAGGTTTCTTGAATCACACGTAAACTCATTGTGCGAGTTGTGTGGTTGAAGGAATATGAGATCCTTGATATAATAGGAGTTGTGGAGTTTAGTTATTGTGCAGTCAATTAACAAGAGTACTTGTAGGGTATTCACTGAGATATTAGAATCACGATGGGACTTGAACTTGTTATGAGGATAGAGTTTATCTTCACTACTGATAATAGGCCGGTAAGTGTGGAACTTTGATAGGATAATTtggtgtatatatacatattgaaGAAGTCCTTGCTTCCACACAATAAGACTCTCGAGAACTAAACCCTATTTACTAGTAGAGATCATCACTGTGTGCTGGAAGTAGAAGACTGATTCACTTGTTCATTCAATGGCAGCAACATCAGGTAAGTCGTTTTGCAGATTGCATGTAGAGTTGTGTGTTGAGGTTGTTCGTGGATGTAATCCTATCGCTACGTTGATTATGTTGTTGACTTGTGTGTACTCATATATTCCAACATATTTTGCTTTACAAGAAAAAAAGTAGTGAGCAAGATACCTAGATGGAAGGGGTACCTACAGCTTACAACacctatatatacacacaaacacacatacatacatacatacacaaatGCTTTCAAATAAGGAAAAGAAGATACCAAAACCTTCCGTACCAATAAGAACCAGGAACAACCTCAACTTAATTCCATGTCTTGGGGGAAGCCACTCAACCCTaaaattaccaccaccaccaccctgaTCCAACATTAAACTGCTCGTAATACCCCGAAAACACTTTTGCCCTATATATGTTGTCGCTTTTCGGGTTAGCCCTTAATGACAAGAAAATTAACCCAAGGATCAGCCACGCACACTTTGGTTTGTTTGCAGCCATAATCTGCACCGTCGTAGCCATAGCCGTGATCATTGCAGGCATCGTGGTGTTTTCCGGCTACATGATCATCCATCCAAGGGTGCCTTTAATCACCGTCACCTCTGCTTATCTCGATAACTTTCAAAACACCGAGGCCGGTCTTCTTGAAACGGAGATCACCATTGTTATAAGGGCGGAGAACGACAACACCAATGCGCATGCAAGCTTTTCGGATACAAGCTTCATGCTGAGCTTCCAAGGGCTGAGCATTGCGGGGCTGGTGGCGTATCCGTTCGAAGTCAATAAAAATAGCTTGGTTGATTTCCATTACTTGGTGCAATCATCGTAGATTCCGCTGAATCCGGAGCTGATGGATGAAGCGGGACAGAATTGTTTTTAACTTGAAGGGGAATTTGAGGGCAAGGTGGAGAGTAGGGTTGCTTGGTTCAGTTAAGTTCTGGGGTCATTTGAATTGTCAGCTCAAGTTTCATCCTTCAAATGGAACTCACCTTGCAGCTCAAGGGAAAAATAGTCAAAACACAGATCCATTGTCATCTTTCAATTTTTACGTACGCAAATTGAGTTCTTCTCCTTTCCTCCATTAAAATAATAGgcttcatttcaattttcaggATTAGGattattgaaaaacaaataatCGGTGAATGTAGTCTCTCTCTTTTGCTTTTCCCCTCTTTGTATTCCTTTCTAAATTTTTCTCTTTcacgaagaaagaagaaagggtTCGTTGTAATTTCAAAACCTACCTGGAAGCTCCTTTACGCAACCAATAAAAAACACTTATATGAAGCTTTCTGAAATCAAATGATGGCTTTGCTAATGTAGCTCTTAAATATGTTAACGCTTGTATTTCGGAACGTTTATTGAGAAGCTCCTTTAGTCCCTTATCAACCGTGGAGGGCTAAGAGTGATCACGATTATGTTTTAGTTCCCTAAAACATTATTTTTAGTGTCTAGTTTTGGTTACGTAGTTTTCATCTCTACCAATACATGACTATAATAGTTTGTTGTATTGGAAGCGATAATAAGGGGAGAGAGAAGGACATAGAAAATCCACACGGGCTCCACCAAAAGCTTTTTGTCATATGACTAGGATTTGGATCATATTCGGATCTAAATTGTGGGGATTTTAGGGATTCTCACATCCTaatcgtttatcgtacatcattcgatcagaaattattttgaattttttatttaaaatttaacataaatagtacctaacgaaagctgaccacacgatatacgatgaacggttatGATGTgaggatccccacaaagaggatccagagaggatcctcatccatATGACTAAATGTAGTTAGCTCGAAAATTACAGGTAGTCGACCTGAAAGCTACTTGTAACTAACCCTGTTTGCTAACGAGGATATAGCCCTTACTGGCCAGTATATACTCTAAGTATGACCTTAAGCAAtaagaattgaagaaaaaaaaacaaatgaagcTTTCAGTATTCAGTGAACAAATGACAAGCCATGACAATCGTGCAAATTAAGCAAAGAACAAGGTAAAGCTACCTAGAAGCAACTAAGAGCACTTCCAGTGTGTAAAGGCTCCCCTTGGTAATAGGCAATTCAATCCCCTCAAGGAATAGTAACCGCCCTTAATGAATTGTAGTTGCCTATTGCATTTCCATCCCTAAATTGAATAGCCAAAGCAATTCGcattaaaatattagtattttttattttataaaataataaaaaaatattttttttaattcagatagggttttattttaaataaagtaccaaattaaataaatatgaaattacataaagtaccaaattaaataaatatgaaattatataaagtactatattaaataaatacaaattacataaagtaccgAATGGTGTTATTAActtcaaatttaaaaattatatatttatagaagaaaatacaaattacatatttatagaagcaaaaaaaattataatttttaaattttgtttttgatttttttcggatattaaattaatttttaaattttttattaacttaattaatctggactATTGGattatgtcacagcccgtcccgaaataaatTATTGATGACGTGAATTGACTATTTTACCCTTGGATGTGAACGTTGTGGTGTGTTATGCATGTAGATGGGGGTTCAAACTTACAtttttttgctaatttttggaAGAAATTAGAAAGgaatttttgtggttttggttggtgacccacgtggaccacacacacacacaaactctccttctctcttctctcccgtgctctctccctcggactcactctctctccttccctcatGTACGGACGAACGCCAAACTCACACTTCAAGCGTGGATCGACGTCAAGAAGGTAAGATTCGAACTCCTTGCAAGTCCCTGAGTTCATTTATACCATTTTTAAGACCTGAAAACCTCAAAAAGCCCGAGAACTCTAACCTCCGATTTGGTGCActattcatgcacacgtaaatgtgAAGGTTTTAGGTGAtttgaagcttgtaggaagcttaaAACATCCCTATGaagcttagagaagaaaaaccaagcgatttggacgtcgggatcgtcagTTTCAAGCTTGGCTGGTTTTCCTTGAAATTCTCCAGTGAGATCCCGTGAGATTTAGGCCCTAAAACTGGTATGGGTTTGTTCTACatgtcctaagcttcattttgatatataattCGTGAAATTTGGCTGAAAAACGACGGAGATATAAAGGTTTAAAGAAATTCCTAGTTTCCAGAGCCGGCGTCGGTCGCCGGAGTCCTGAGGTTAGGGgtgatggaatattccgtcaactttgacgaaatattcctaacggcgttgGTTAGTTTAACGGATTTCGTTActatttaacaaaatattccatggaatattcctaacggggttAAGGGATTCTGTTAGGGCCCCTGCTCGTGGGCGGCGCATgttgccgtgccttggccggcgcgtggcAAAGCGTAAGTGGTcagaaaattattctaaaaatatgaggatgttcgtggagttgtgtagatcacgttgtatattcaaacaccccatttgcgcattgtatgagaagttattagttagttttggttaggtgctttaaattaacgtttattcagttaattcgcatataggtgagacttatcccgaggacgagcgtagtcaagggcgactcgggggctacgacccttcgacatactagtgagtgggttttggattttcagtatatacttatatacttgatattttccccaaaaatgcaattaaatgaaagtatgccttgaatgtCATGCATATagatttatattttgtatttgctagtatatgatgcataatatataattgtggtgttgtggaagctcaggtaagtaccaggtgagttatgtttggttatgtgaatcatcgatgatgtgatatatgATTGAGAAcataaacctgcacctagggtgattatgatttagccagagatatggcacatgcctgttattgatgtcacctcccgcaccatatgctcacattggatccaatttaagtgcacagtcctgtcgtacataccattataggtggttcctactcataggtgactagcgatttatggCCCAGCTATCATGAGAGAGTAGTATCGAGCATatttatattacacccagtattgtcgtacaaaccttttcatttgttttgaCTCGTGTGCAGTAGAGTgctgtataggtcattgtagtgactctggctagatttgactattgagctatgaattcagccgtacagacttccATAGGGGTTCCGGTTAATATGTTatatttccatgaatttattctcgCCTGAATTACTTACtatgttatatcttggcatggcatacttatgattatgaatatgtgaagcatgatttgaattgatatatttacatatatgtttatacatatgtttatattctacttcTGAGAAaatttatacatgttttacagcgaggggttagaactgttgagaaatgaaatgtttttgtaaaacatttgtttttgcccacacacgttttctgttttgcgcccctccaggttttaggtagactgcTATTGGTGGCGTACGAGGATTCCGGCGGTTCTGACCTATTAAAATAATAGTAGAACATtttatggtactgtataattagtacttgtcttaCTGGACgacacctagactttctatgctctgaataggagtatttacacttgtatttCACTCATAGCACTTCCTGTTTATTAGTGCTCTTTAGTAGCTTTCGGTACTGTGCACATGACtatgtcaccctcacgtgacggccagcatgccttgatctcgatcggggtgtgtcaattggattacaaaaaaaattgaaatccaacAGTCCAGATTTTGACTCATAGCCTAAtggtaacaatttttttttatataaaatttttaAAGCCGGAAAACATGGACTGTTAATTTAGAAATCAAACGGTCCAGATTGTCATGTCATCTAGCTGTCGGGGGAggcttgaaatttttttttttagcgatggaaatccaacggcccataaAAATAGCCATTGAAAATCTAACGGCTTGGAAAAAGCCACGTTGCTCCTAGCAACAGTAACTGAGTGGGTTGCCACGTAGACCCCACCATCTAAATTGCTGTTGGAGATGCGCCCCCACGTGCCtgatgcaaatttcttttagAACGTAGCTGACGTTAGCCTAATATCACATCCATCTAGGTGCTCAGGCCTTTAATTTCCACCTGATCTCTTGGTTGGGCTGCCCTTAGCCTAATTGCCTGAGTGTGCTAGAGGGGTTTAGGGGGGATTGCAATGGATTCGTTGCCAATCCGCTGGACAATTGCCCATGGTGGAAGTTCTCTAAAGAATCCAAAAAATATGTGTAGATGGGCCCTAAAGAAAGCacattttttagttttattttgttttttgtgattgtCTTTTCTTGGCTTTTTGTTTGGAGGTTTGTTGGAGTTTCTTCAAGCTGGTATTAATGACCAAGGCCAAGATGTGCCTTTAACCATTTTGACTATGACTTAGATTGTGGgatcatgattttttttgtctcaTGATTTTATCGGAATATACACAACCTATTAAGCGTAATCCGGCGTCCTAGGCTTAAAACCTATTAAAGATATTACTTGTCTCCCAAGtaaagaaaccctaattaaaGTCATGTTAAAATATTTGGGGATTAGGCAACGTAAAGATTGAGTATCTTTTCCTAGATTTCTTCCTAAATAGTCTCCTGATTTGatgaaaattaatttccttGCAAGGACTCTCAAGATCCCTGTAAATACTCTAACTTGGGTATTTATCAGGGAAGACATCTATCTCTCTTTGAGACTTCTCTCTAAGTTtattattctccacaagacccCTACATATTTTCTTTATGCCTAGCAGAGGCCCCAACACGTATACACGTCCATGGAGAACTCATCTCCTTAACGCCCTACCACATGCTATTCATCAAGAGTGGTTCACACTATTCTTCCTTAGAACTATACCCGTAGAATGATTCTCCTTCTTGGAGATATGTAGGCGGTCCTAATCAGATTCAACCACACCCACCCTTCCCCAATCAACTCCATTGTGCCCccaccccttagtgtagattagGGCTGGGCACAggccgggccgggcccaaaATTCGAGGGACCAGGCCGAACCCGCTTGAAAATACAACGGGCCAGGGCGGGACGGGTTTTGCTATTTTGAAAATGAGAACCGGACTTAACCCGGCCTGTATAAAACGGGCCGGTTCCTACGGGTCCAAcgggtactttttttttttttctctctctctttaatttTCAGTATCCCACCAGACTCCCAGTTGAAGAGCCACCGGAGACAAATCAGAAAACTGGATCCATTAGTAAACACGGCCTGGAATTATTCAAGAACAACAAAATAAGTAAAATAAAAGTATACATCCGCGGGATTATGAATTGCATGCATTTAAATCGGAAAACCCCAAAAATTAAGcagcaaaagaagaagaaaatcaacaattgagTACCTCGTGAATGACGACGGTGAGGCTGGCGATGTTGGCGATGGTGTTTTTGGTCGCGCGCTCGTCCAATTTGACTTTGAGGAAGAGCTTGAGGTTCTTCTCCTTCTCGGATGAGCGTCGTCCTTCCCGGGCATGGCTGAAATAGGAAAGGAATCTGGCGACCGACAGACCCCCGACGACTGGAGGTGTCGAGATTTGGATTCTGGAGGCTGAAAATGGTTGCTAAAACGAAGAATTCAAGGTCAAGGTCGAGGTCGAGGTTGAGATCGAGGACGAGGTCAAGGTCGAGATTGAGGTCGAGAGGAGTCGGGGACTCGAAATGAGTGGAGGACTCGAGAGGACTCTGGTCTGGATCTAGATTTGGAGATTGAGGTCGAGAGGAGTTGGGGACTCGAAATGTGGTTGTGTGAAAAATAAACGGTGGGGATTCAATCCCTATAATTGAATGGTGGAAAAGGTTCGGGCCGGGGGCTCGCTTTATTGGAAAATTGTACCCGCCCCGCCCCATTAATTAAATGGACCCGCCCCGCTCCACCTCGTTTTGAATTTACAATATATGTACCTGCCCCGTACCAGCATTACCCGTCCCTACCTGCGGGtccaggacccgtttgcccagccctagtgtagataatatcattttttttaaaaaaaatccaaaaaaaaaggtTGCTACTGTCCAAAatgcaaaaacagaaaaataatctTCTGTTTCGGGTGTCTCAATCAATTCCAAGAGCTCTGATCCTTGACTATATAAATAAGCCCAAGGTCCATGCCACCACTCCAATCTTTATTCAATTAATTACAAGGCATAAGAGTTTATAAAGTCTAACAAAACCAGTTTTGATCGATGTGGTATTGTGGCTCTTTTATTTGTATTCAAAATCCAACTAGTGAGTCATGCCACCAAGAATCTTTAGGAAGGCAAGCCCAGTTTAGCGAAGTTATCCGTAATTATGGTAGTAAAAATTTTCCGTCTTCAGTATTGACGAATTTGTActtacaaaacaatcaacacatttgATCGATCAAAGATCAAAGCCTCGTACAGCCAAGAGGGGGTGGTTTGGCCAGTGGAActctgatgcctaagttagtatCTATGGAAAGAGTAAGTGTTTAGGGCCGTATGCATAGCAAAAACTTACCAAAATTTGGTGGAGATGAAGGTTTATAGGAAGAGGTGGTCGGCCATAGTGTTAAGGAGTCGCCTTACACGTGCCAGTATCCTATTGGTCAATGTGTGTCATTTGTTAGATGAATAAGAAAAGGATATtcttaggaaattaattaggagAAAATATCTTTGGATAATGGTGGAAGTATCCCTGATTGATTGTGATatggattacttacttgatgaAGTTGATCTTCAATTGGGGATGTATTAAGGATAAGATTTAGttattaatccttatctttattaCCTTTAACTTTTCCATGCCACAAGCAGGAGAGCTTTGAGCAGTCATAAACAATTGTTTAAACTTCCAGGGATGTTGAGCTGCGTGCGGGAGTATTTGTATGCCTTGTCCATTTAATGAGGACAATCTTGCCTTCTTCGGGAtaaaatccacatgtcgcctccaagatttttgtgattattttttgcctatttaattaaatttattatataacatataaatataggtGCCTTtttatactttaaaaaaaatatttgtattgaGAATTCGGGAAACTTAAACTTAAGTCATCATGGCATTGGCTTCATCACAGACTGATGCATCAAATAtaggaaaaacccaaaaaaacccaaaacccaaaaccaaattcgaaaattcaatcATTGACATCATTTTCCTTCATAGATTAATCAATAATTCAATGAATCAATATATGTAAATAGGATCGTGCATCTAGAATTCAACACTATTCAATTCCTATAtgaagaaaattaaatattcaaatctaaaaagaacaaaaaattgaaaacctacTCACAAAGTTTGAGGAGGTTGCAAAATGAGACCAGGCAATGGCACACGCTAGTGTAGGCAACGGGAGCTATGAGAGACGACATAGGCAGAGTTAGAGTTAGCACGAGCGG
The nucleotide sequence above comes from Malus sylvestris chromosome 16, drMalSylv7.2, whole genome shotgun sequence. Encoded proteins:
- the LOC126607697 gene encoding LOW QUALITY PROTEIN: uncharacterized protein LOC126607697 (The sequence of the model RefSeq protein was modified relative to this genomic sequence to represent the inferred CDS: inserted 2 bases in 1 codon; substituted 1 base at 1 genomic stop codon); translated protein: MLSLFGLALNDKKINPRISHAHFGLFAAIICTVVAIAVIIAGIVVFSGYMIIHPRVPLITVTSAYLDNFQNTEAGLLETEITIVIRAENDNTNAHASFSDTSFMLSFQGLSIAGLVAYPFEVNKNSLVDFHYLVQSSXIPLNPELMDXKRDRIVFNLKGNLRARWRVGLLGSVKFWGHLNCQLKFHPSNGTHLAAQGKNSQNTDPLSSFNFYVRKLSSSPFLH